The genomic stretch GTCAGAATTGGAAATTAATGTGAGTTATTGATGAATAATTATTGATTCGTAATTGCTTTCTTATACCAATTCTCTAAATTACCGCTCCTCTGCCTCCCCTGCTTTCTTAATTTCCCTAGTTCTTCCCGTTTTATAAATATCTTTCACTTATCAAGGTCAGGGTCCCCGCCGTAAAACGACGGGGCTTGCCTGACCGTTGGTCAAATCATTAAATAACGAGGTCATCAATGTCCAATATTGCTGGCAAAGCCTACGCCATGAATGTGGTTACGCCCATTAAACGGAGTACTGCCTGGATTAATCGTCTGATTTTTCGGGCTGCGAGATCGTCTAGGAATCGCGATCGCTTTATCGGTTTAAACACCCTGTCATTGATTCACTATGCTCGGTGGACAATTGTTAGCCCCAAGCAGTTCCCCCGTTTGGATGAAAGCCAGCCACAAGAAACGATTAAATACACTTACGAATTCTTTTTTAGTAATTTTAACGGCAGTTGGGAACAGTATATTGATTCATTCCACATGGCAATTTCCAAGGGACTGGATTCATTTTGGTTCAAAAACGTGAAATATCCTCGTTCCGTGCCTTTGCAACCGTTTCACGATTACATTAACTTCAACCAGATCTGGACGAATCACTACTACAATGCTTACCCGATGGCTTCGGCTAATGATGTTAAGTCGGCAAAAAAGGTCAAAGCTTCATTAATCGAATTCAGTCAAAACATGGAGGATGACGATCCCGAAACGTTTAAGCAAAAATTTAATGCCATGCTGACGGATTTGCAGCACGACCTAAGTTTGATGGAACCCACACCGATCGTCAGTTTATCGGCAGAGGCGATCGCCAGAAGGGAAAGAAAAAGAACCGAACGAAATTAGAGGCGATCGATTATGGCAAATCAAAGCGGTAATGCTTACGGACTAACAGCACTAATTCCAATTAAAAACGGTACTGAAGCGGGGGAATCGTATGCTAGCAAGGTAAGAGGACTATTGCAAACCTGGAGTTTAGATCGCAACGAACACAGCCCGATGGCAAAAGTACCCAATACCTATCTCTGTCGATTTTATGTGCTGAATGATGTCTTTTATCAGGGAAGTCCCGCTAGAGAAGAACATTTAAAGTCTAAATATTTAGTCTTTTCGAGCAATTTTTATGGAGAATTAGAGCCTTATCTTCGGGGGATGTGGGAAAATGCCCCAACCGAACTCAGGAAATTATTGCAACACTGCGTTGCGGGCGATCGCGTTAATAATGCTGAGGGTTTTATCGACTATATCAAGCGGTGTCAGGTAGATAATGCCTTGTTCTTTAATGGCTCTACTGACGATCCTTTGGCAGAACAGCTAAAAGCCCTATACCTCAAGCAGGCTTTTGCCCACTTTATCTTTTCCCACCAAGATTTGATTAACAGCCCCAAAGATGCAGCCGAGTTGCAACGAGCATTCAAAGCATTCGTGAAATACACCCAACCAGAACTAGCAGAACCCACATGGATGCCAGGTTACGAAGAAGAACCAGAAGGTTTGGCAGATGCAATGAGAAATCTTTAAGTAGCAAATATTTTAAACAAATAATTAGTGTGCGAGCAGATAAAGGAGTCAACCATGCCAGAGCATTTAGATTTATATGATATTCAAGGCAATATAGTTAAAGCCTACGGACGGTTTCAGTTTGGTCAGGCGCGTTATATTTTCTATCACGTTAGTGACGAAGATAAAGGTCGGGCTTTTGTACGGGCGATCGGACCATACATTACCAGTAGTGCGCCCTGGGAAACGAGAGACTTCTCTCTGCCAGTAGATCGAGATAATATCCCCGATGCAGCGACTAATATTGCTTTTACCTATAACGGGTTAAAACATCTCGGTTTACCCCGCAAATCACTACAGAGTTTTCCTGCGGAATTTTCTATGGGCATGAAAGATCGCTGGGAAATTTTGGGCGATGATGGTGTTAGTTCCTCCGAACATTGGGACTCCATCTGGAATGGCAACTTAACCGTAGATATTTGGGTATCGGTTGACGGACAAACACCGACTGCTTTAGAGCAACGCTATCGAGAAATATGCCAAATTCTCGAACACCCCGAAGTAAAAGGGGGCGTAACGCAATTGAGCGGTCATCGAGGAGACACACCCGAATATCAAGCAGCAGCAGTTTTAGAAGATCGAACCGAACATTTTGGCTATAAAGATGGCATTAGCGAAGCTTATTTCAAAGGTAGTGGCAGCAATCCCATCAAAGTAATTGGTGGCGGGAAACCAACTCGTTTAGCTCCCGATACCAAAGAGGGTTGGGAACCTCTGGAAACAGGAGAATTTATTCTCGGCTATCGCGACGAATCCCAAGAATATCCCGTCGCACCTATCCCCAGGCTGTTATCCTATAACGGTACTTTTATGGTTTACCGCAAGCTGCATCAAAATGTAGCTGCTTTTAACGAATATACAGAAGAAGTCGGTAAAGATTTTCCTGGGGGCAAAGATGCTCTATCAGCTAAATTTGTCGGTCGTTGGAAAAATGGTGCGCCCTTAACCCTGTTCCCTACTCAAGCAGAAGCTAATGAGTTTATCGTTAATTTAAAAATAACCAGAGATCGATACTATCAAGCCTATCAAAAAGATCCAAAGAGCGAATCAACCCTAACTTTGAAGCAAGAATACGAACAACTACGCAAACAGCTAGTAGGCTATAACTTTAACCCAGATCTAGCAGGTTCGCGCTGTCCCGTGGGCGCACACACTCGCCGAGTCAATCCCAGAGGAGCATTAGAATTTGGCAAACAAGCATATGAAACTCCAGGAGCTTTAGTAAATCGCCGTCGCATCCTCCGTCGAGGTTTACCCTACGGTAAGAAAATTACCGATCCAAATAATGATGATGGCAATCATGGGGTCATTTTTATGTGTTTGTGCGCCAGTATCAAACGTCAATTTGAGTTTGTCCAACAAAAGTGGGTTAATTATGGCAATGATTTCAGACTAGCCAACGATAAAGACCCTATATTGGGTAATCACGGTCAAACCCTAAAAGGGAAAGGTACTGGACGCATGGTCATCGAAGGAGAACAAGCCGACGCTAACGGTAAGAATGGTCGTCCGCCATTTTTCTGCTCTAACCTAACTCGCTTTGTAGAAACTAGGGGTGGAGACTACTTTTTTGTCCCCAGCTTGACTGCAATACGCATGATTGGGGAAGGCATTATCGATCCGACATAGATTATAGTTGGCTCTGGTAGTGAAGACTATACCCCAGCCAACCAAACCAAACTACCCAAAATAATAATTACCAAAAAAAAAGCAAACCAAACAAACTGATTATCTGGAGGATCGACAGGAGTTGGTTCTAAATCTTCTTCTAATTTAAAAGCATTTTTAGGTAATTTTTTCTCAGCTGCTACATAACGAGATGCACCCTTATCCGTACCCGATAGATTGGGAATTTCACTCATCCATTCTTTTGGTCGTTCTAGTGCCTGTTCGCGGGTTTGAGTATTGGGATGAACGATCGATTCTTGACACGAGGCGATCTCCTCATCAATTTGTAAGGTGGGCAAAATTAAATTGTGAAATATGCGATTAATTTCCAACTGTAGCTTGCCCACCTTACGGCAATTTCTTCCATTTCTTCCCGACTTATTCCCGATCGCTTTGTATTTAGAAAATATGTCTCTCCAGCATCCATTCTTTATCTTTCAAAATTATCATGACTAAAAATATTTATGCATTATTAGTAGGCATCGATGCTTATACTCACCCCATACCGCCCTTGCAAGGATGCGTTAACGATATTAAAGCTATAGAAGAATATCTTGAGGGTAGAGTAGATCGGGGTGATTATCAATTACATCTCCGCACTTTGCTCGATCGCGATGCTACTCGTCAGGGAATTATCGAAGGCTTTCGAGAGCATTTATCTCAAGCAACCAGTGATGATATTGCTTTGTTTTACTACGCGGGACACGGTTCACAGGAGCAAGCACCCCCTGAATTTTGGGATGTCGAACCCGATCGCCTGAATGAAACTATTGTCTGTTATGACAGTCGTATCCAAGGAGGTTGGGATTTGGCGGATAAGGAATTGGGTAAATTAATTTCAGAAGTAGTCCAAAATAATCCTCATACGGTAATTATCATGGATTGCTGCCATTCTGGTTCGGGGACTCGTGGGGAACTAGATTTGGATGTAGCGACGAGAAAAGCACCTTTAGATAAGAGACAAAGACCTTTAGATAGCTTTATCGTTGCCCCCTCGGAAGTGAAAGTATCGAAAACCCGCAGTTTGTCAGCCAATTCTAACTGGATGTTTGGCAAGGGTGAATATATCTTTCTTTCTGCCTGTCGCGATCGCGAGTTAGCTAAAGAGTATAATGCCAATGGCGAAAAACGAGGGGTATTTTCTTATTTTCTAGTAGATACTCTTAAAAAAGCTAACGGAAATTTGACCTACCGCGATTTATTCAAGCGTACCGATGCGCTAGTCCGTAGTAAGGTTACGGATCAGTCTCCCCAAATCGAAGCCAAAGATTCGGGTAATTTAGAGCGATCGTTTTTGGGTAGGGCAATATTTACCCATCCTCCTTACTTCACCGTCAGTCATCAACCTAACTATGGTTGGGTAATTGATGGTGGTGCGGTGCATGGTTTTTTAGGACGGGGAGACAAGGGGACGGGGAGACAAAGAGTCCTAAAGGATACACCTTCGGATAACTGGGAGAATGTAGAAACGACTGAACTGGCTATCTTTCCTTTTGAGACACCTGTAGCTGAGTTATCGCAGCCAGATAAAGCTATTGCGA from Myxosarcina sp. GI1 encodes the following:
- a CDS encoding Dyp-type peroxidase domain-containing protein, encoding MPEHLDLYDIQGNIVKAYGRFQFGQARYIFYHVSDEDKGRAFVRAIGPYITSSAPWETRDFSLPVDRDNIPDAATNIAFTYNGLKHLGLPRKSLQSFPAEFSMGMKDRWEILGDDGVSSSEHWDSIWNGNLTVDIWVSVDGQTPTALEQRYREICQILEHPEVKGGVTQLSGHRGDTPEYQAAAVLEDRTEHFGYKDGISEAYFKGSGSNPIKVIGGGKPTRLAPDTKEGWEPLETGEFILGYRDESQEYPVAPIPRLLSYNGTFMVYRKLHQNVAAFNEYTEEVGKDFPGGKDALSAKFVGRWKNGAPLTLFPTQAEANEFIVNLKITRDRYYQAYQKDPKSESTLTLKQEYEQLRKQLVGYNFNPDLAGSRCPVGAHTRRVNPRGALEFGKQAYETPGALVNRRRILRRGLPYGKKITDPNNDDGNHGVIFMCLCASIKRQFEFVQQKWVNYGNDFRLANDKDPILGNHGQTLKGKGTGRMVIEGEQADANGKNGRPPFFCSNLTRFVETRGGDYFFVPSLTAIRMIGEGIIDPT